GTTGGGATGGGTGTTTACTGGCCAGGGTGGCCAAGGGATGGTGTTTGTAGATTATTCCTGGACTTCACCTACCCAACTTTGACCAGCGGTGTACGTGCTTCTATGAATCTGCTCTAAAACAACCACTGAGAGATTATCCTGGGATGCCAGCCAGGCTCAGGCAGAACTGGCCTCTGTACTCTCTTCCATGTCAGGGTTCACAGGAGAATTGCCCTGCAGTTTAGGACCACAGGAGGCCATGCTTTGCAGTGACATGCCATTAGAAACCCTCCTGTCCTTTGAAGtgcttgctgcttctgctgggttCCCATTAGGCATTTTCTAGCAGGGCTTTGACCTCCTATGATGGTATCTCTGCTTCACAGTTGATACCGGCAGATTTACATGAGACCTGTAAACGGAGGTTTTCCTGCACAAGTGGCATCTTTCTTTTAATTGATGCCAGGGATCTGTTTGGATTTCATCaacttaaaggtctcttccaaccttaaTGGTTCTATGATCTCCTTAGTGCTCAAGGGAGTGGGAATATCAGCAATTCTTAGTAATAGCTGACTTACATTATTCTTTTACAAAAAATCCTAGTAATGACCACAATACTTTTTACATGCAACACAGTATCAGCTTAATATGACAATTAAGACCTTTTAAAGGATTCAGCAAGatgttttaaatgctgaaaataaacaaatgaaagaaCATAAAATCCCACAAGATGAGGCCATTTGTTAGTGTATCTtgttaataaaatgctttaagaaAATAAGCATAAAGCATATCTTCTCTTATTTCATATAAGTTGCTTTTGACCATGTTGTAtaagaaaagtttaaaaggcTATAGTagtagaggggaaaaaaaccaattcTGTTAATAGTGAATTCCAAAGAACTGTTGATTAGAcctttgcaatattttttacAGAAGACCTGTATCACTCTTGGTATTTTTTATGTGGATTAATCTAATTTCGTTGCTAGCTTTCACAGGTCTTAGACAAGATTTGATAGATGCTTCATATAATTATAGCTACAGGGAAGTGGAATAAGTCTGGGATTTCTACCAAGGGGCTTTGCATGCAAAGGCAAGAATTTGAATTTGGTATATaaaagcaggaggagctgccagtgAAGTTCAAAGAGGGAGATGTGATGAGAATAATTGTCAAGACTGTCATCTCAGCATCAGTGTGTTGGATTGACAGGAGGTGGGTactgtgagagagaaaataaatgaaaggaatTGAAACAAAACTTATGGGATAGGAAGGTAACAGAAGCAGCAGGATTTTGGAATAGTGTCCTTAGCAAAAGACCTGAAGAAAGTACAGTGTCAAAGATGTTGTTTTTATAGAGGAAAGAGTGGTAGGGAGAAACTGGTGGCAAGTAAGGATTCTTGAAGGAAAGTCAGAAGTTTGTTTGGCCATGCAGAGCTTTGTCATCTCCTCCTGAAGTTTTCCTGCCAGTGTTGTGGAACTGGGTGGAATAGAATGTTGTTTTAAGAGTGTCAGCTTGAGAGTGGTTTGAAACAACACTGCTAAGGTGCATGTGCAGGTGGTATTTGAGACAAATGCATTTTGTGTGTCTCTGCTTAAAACATCAAACCAATAGGCAGGTGTGGATGTAATTTTATTGGAGTAACTTATTGACAAGGGAATAACATCACGGGCTGAAGAAGTTTGGAGTCATATTTCAAAGATGAAGAGAGGAAGTACGTGAGTTTAACAGCTGGAAGAATTGGGGTGCCTGGAAAATAAGCTGAAAAATAAGTTGGtgtttttcctgggaaagaGGGAGCTAATGGATCTCAAACTAATTTTTTCTAAAAGCAAAGTCAGCAAAATCAACAAttttcacagggaaaagggaCCATTCAAGGAGATAAATGCATATTACTTACTAGCAAACATACATAGGGAAGCTGAGGTAGTTACTAAGGTTTCAAGCTTTCAATCAGTGGTAGAGTATCAAGTTGGAGCCCTGACTTCGTGTTCAAACTTTGttttgttagattgtttgtctTTAACTGCTGTGCAGATGGATTTAACCAATATTATTAAAATGGGTGGTTATAATTATGTTGTGGCATTTTtggacattttttaaatttattctgacactttttttgtttgtttgtttccttcagTAGCTGTTCTTCTCATGACTTGTCAAACTCATGGGATCAGTCAAGTCTATACCGCACTTCTGACCAATTCAGCTCTTTGGGAAGTATGGACAGCTGGGACCACACTCCCCAAGTAGCCCAGTATGGAAGACTTTCTTCTGCAAGGTCTAATAGTAGCATTGATCATCTAGGGAGCCAAAGTAAGCGGGATTCAGCCTATGGATCTTTCTCCACAAGTTCTAGCACCCCTGACCACACTCTGTCCAATGCAGACACCTCTTCAACAGAGAACATGCTTTACAAAGTGGGGCCCTGGGAGACTGCTAAGCATGGAAGCAAGTCTGGACAGTTTTTGAATGACAGCAGTGGAACAGAGGACAAACCTGGGTATTTGCCAGCTCCCATCCAATATGAGAACAACAGGAGTCCTAGAACAGAGGAACACCCAGATGGCAAGCTCACTAGCTCAGGAAGATCCAGTTTTGGACCTGTCTGGTACGTTCCTGATAAAAAGAGGTCTTCATCTCCTCCCCCGCCACCTCCACCTCTTCGTAGTGACAGCTTTGCTGCCACCAAGGGCCACGAGAAAGCCCAGGGCCCTGTGTACTCAGAGGGTGCCAGCACACAGCACTTTACAGCCCTGAACCGATCGCAGCCCAGGAGTGACTGGAGTTTGgaaactgcagagcagcagcgaCGGCCCTCCAGAGCATGTGACAAGAGGATCAGCAGCTCAAATTACAAATCTGATCTCAGTTCAGAACACACTTTTTCTTCAGCTGGTGATAAGTACAGCAGTAATGCAGGAACTGTGAACAAACTGCAGCCATCCTTGTCCAGCACCGACATAAGGTTTGCACAGTCGGCTTACTCGtaccaccaccagcaccagtACAGCGATGAAAGCACCTTTTATCACAGTGCAAGAACCTTAGCTGCACCTAAAGATCAGCAACATTACCTGTCCTACAGTGGCATTCAGGAGTTAACTACAGATCATTTTCATGGCTACAGTCCAAACCAAGCCAGTCTGCTCAACACTTCCTCTTTGAACAGTGCTGCTGAACAGAAGGTGGACAACACTGGACAAAGTCGATATTATTGTGTGACAGCAAAACAGCCTGCTCAGGGAAGCTCAAAGCCACTACAACTCAAGGATGACAGCTGGAAACCTGCAGTGGGAACTGATTTGCCACTTGGACCTCATGAAAATTCTGCAGTTATTACAATGGCCCCAAACCCAAAATACTATCTACCTCAACAGTCTATTGAACCCTCACTGACAAGGTGTGAGAACAGTAGTCATTACCCAGTGGACAGAGAGGGAGATGCTAAGTGTGCTGTAGTAGAAGAATCTAAAAAACCTAATCATACTGAAAAATCTggacaaaagaaaagctgtgagAACAGCTCTGAGGAAAGTGAAACTAGGCATGGTCAGCAGGAGTATGTAAAGGGCTGTGTCCTTACCACTGAAAACAGATCTGCTCAGAAAGATTTTAGGTGGGGGAGAGATGAGAGTAGCAAGATTTCTCCTCAGAGGACGCCAATGTTGCACTCTTTAgctcaggaagggaaaaaacagtCTGACAACAACCCAGAAGTGGTATCAGAACGACAGACCTCATTTGACACTCACCTGTCTAAACAGGCACGAAGGAGTGATCGTTTTGCAACAACCCTCAGAAATGAGATCCAAATGAGAAGagcaaagctgcagaaaagtagAAGTACTGCTACACTAGTAGGGTCATCTGAAACAGAGGAGTGCAGTGAGACCTGGAAACCAGATTCAACAGGGAATGTCATCGCATCCCCCGACACAAACTTTACCAGCACCTACAAAGATCACCTGAAGGAAGCCCAGGCCAGGGTTCTGAGCGCGACGTCCTTCAAACGCCGGGACTTGGAGCCCAGCCCCGCTGAGTATCTCCCCAGGTCACCTGAGCGGAAAACTGGTAGTTACAACTCTTCATTACTGGCTTTGGTTTCTGAAGATACCTCTGGATTCCTTGAGGCTACACAAGCCAAACCAAATCCTACAGGGAGTGGCACTCATCACGTTTCTCGGATTGGAGCCAGGAAGAGGTTCACAACGGAGCAAAAACTGAAGTCATACTCAGAACCAGAGAAGATGAACGAGGTGGGCATGTCAGAGGATGAACGCCATGCTCATTGCCGTCCAAACGTATCAGAAGAAGCCCTGGGTTCATTTGCAGACAGGTGGAAATTTTTTGAAGAAACAAGTAAGCCTGCATTTAGAAAATCATCACAGAAACCAGGTCCCCATGGTCTGGCAGAGGGACAGCCTGAGAGGCCAGATAGGAAAGCACAAGAGGGAGAGGAGCTCTGGTATGAAAGAAGAGATCGAGTAGCCTCTGTTGGACCTGAAACTGCTCATGCTTCAAAAGATAGTGTCCACCATAGCAGCAGCAATAGGGCTGCTGAGAGGATTGGGAAATCTGCACAGCCACGGCGCCTGGAAACCTTTGCAGAGTATGAGGCATCGTGGAAGGAGCAGTGGAAGCCAGTAGAGCCAAGGGGCTCAGGAAGGTACCACTCAGCTGATAATATCCTCGATACAGGCCATGAACAGCATGGGAAATCCCAATACTCCCATGAGAGGTCTAGATCATCCCCTTCCACTGATTTCTACAAACAGGTACACATATCTTTTGCATTATCCTTTAAGTTGCCTAGTGTGGTGGAGGACAGTagaggaaaggaggggaaaagagaatttttatgTCAATTTCCAATTTAGGAACACTATGTAATAGTGGTATTTGACTTTTGTCAGAAAAGGAGTAAATGTTATAGGTAGCTATCTTAAGTAAAACGAGGAAGATCAAAGTTTGTGCTGCACAAGAGCAATTggatcaaaataatttcttgtgtGTTGTAGttggatagaaaaaaatatgattCATTTGCTAATACCCTCTTTTTTACAATACATATTTTGAAGGTTCAAAGAAATTTTCCCCCAGACTTATTTTTTCATTGGTGTGGCTGTATTCCCTGTTTGAATTCTCTGAAACGATGAAGAAAAGTGTTCCACGTGTAAATAATACAtactttgtttaattttttgatGGTCTAATAATTTCCATGGATTTCCTCTTTTTCTAAACTTGCTTCATGCAAAATTTCATAGGACTTCTGCCTGAAAAAGTTTAGAGATTACAAATATGCCTATTAATGCTAAAGCCACAGCAACAATGAAACTGcttaatgttttgttttatgtCAGTTTGCTTGATTTAAGATGTATACATTTATTCCGTAGAGAGATTCCAAAAGTCTGTTCAACTTGCAAGTAAATATTACGTTAATTTTTAACCAATAGGGCCAGGCAATGGTTGGCAGGTGGCACTGGAAGCAAACAGAGAAACCAAGTCTCTTTAGTTCTCTGTTAAAAGATGTTGTTCAAGCTACTATGAGATTGCCTGATATGTATAAGGAATCATAGTGTGTTCAACCTGTGTTGAACTTTGCCTTCTGCAGGAATAGAATTGAAGCAAAGCAGTTGTATATTacttcttctgtatttttccccttttaataaaaacattgcatacatacatacacagttcacctctgtgtgtgtgtgtagacATGGAGTAGAAAAATGTTGATCTCTGAAAGTTGTTGAGTGTCTTTCCATAAGTTTTTTGTGTCTTTAAGTTTgggaaaaattctttttgaaCTCTATGTGCAGACTTAACTATGTGGATAATTTACTAGGGTAGGGATTGGAAGCACTGACAATATTCACCTGGAAGTTACTCTGAAAATTAAGTTCTctgaattattaaataattgcCTACCCAGGCAATAATCTATTCCCTGTATGCATTTCTGGTTTATTAGTCAGTGCTCTTAAGTTCAGTATAGACCTCCTGGGGCAAAAAGCAGACACCTGTTTAGGCACCTGGAAAATATGGTGATAAGTGCATTGAAGATGCCTACAAGAGACTGAAGTAAATAAAGATGTTGTGATTCAGATgattccagtgctaatgtgcAATTAAATTTCCTGTAGGTTCAGTGTTTGTAATGCAAAGCTATGCTTTGGGTGGGGTTGTTTGAAGATAGGGAGATAATAACGTTCTGGAACAGCACTGTTGGTGTTGTACTGAGAAACTGAAGTACTCACATGGGGATTCACAATCTGGTGCATACTTGCATCTCCTAAAATGTGAGCAACTCTTCTGCAACTTCTGTGcctcttttttttggtttgtttttgtttttgccaAAGGGAAGTTGCAAACGTTTATAAAAATGTTAAGCTCTTCTATAgatcagcagagcagagcagcaaggcGAGCACTGCCAGGTCGGGAGTGCAGCGCAGGAGGTCACAGAGCACGCTGTACTGCTTAAAACCAAACAAGCTTAAAACATGCTATGCTGTTGACTTCATGTGTATTTGAACAGAGCAAACCCACAAATAAGAGGTTCCATAATCACAGATTTTTTGGGAGTCTGAAACACGATGACTTGGTTTCTTACTTGTACTACAAACCTCTTTTAGGAAGTATCAGTTGAAGTAAGGAGGCAAGCAGAGGATTTAAAGGAAGATGGGGAGTGTATTTTCTCTAACATTAACAAACTGGATGAGAGGAACTGCACTGTAAGGTAAGTACAGTGTTTCTTAATTTCTCTCTCTAAAAGATTTGGTTTTGACCAATCTTTTTGACAAATTTCTGTGATCTGATCTTTTCCTGACTCAAACTGCAAGTTCTGCTGTGATGATTTCAGAGTTTCTGCAGTGCCTTCTTCCCTTATTTCCCTTCTTCTGCCCAAATAGTTCAATGTGCATGATAGAATTAACGTTGGGACTGAAATTTTTGGGGACTCTAGTGTGAGCTTAAAGACGTTGTTTAGTGTTGAGCATATTATAGTTTGTTCAAAGGCAGTTGATTCTTATTTGTGTGCATGAATTATTTGTGTGATAGTTATGGGTGTTTTGGGGGTAGATGGGGGCCCTGGGGTTCCCCAAAAGGGATTTCCAGTATTATCCTTGCAAAGACAGAATGCTGCTGAAACACAGTAGTACTGTAAATtggtctttgcttttcttgtggCTTTACAGAATACAGTGCATGAATAGAAGACAGTAAAATTTGTTTCACTGTTTGAAGAGCTCAGATTTTCTCTGTTAATCCATGTATTAATATATATACAATGTTTTCAAAGGTGTGACTGTATGCACAGTGTGGTTTAAATCCATTAAAGGTCTAGCATGCTGAGGGTTGTCCTCGTCCTGGCCCTGATGTGGTGTAAGCAGTGATTTCAGATGTGGTGTAAGCAGTGATTTCAGATGTGGTGTAAGCAGTGATTTCAGCAATCGCTGATTCTGCGGCTTCTGAAGCCCAGCTGAGGTTGTgcacatgctgctgctgccaggtctGACAGCTCTGGGTTTCATAACAGAGGGAACCCATGCATAGGAAAAAAGAACCTCTGTAGGCTTTCCTCAGTTCTGTAAGTGGTATTAATCCCTCCAGGGAGAGGAAATTATGAACTATAGCGAACACACACTCTAGCTGTGACCCTAAAACCATGTAAAAAGTTAGTATTTATTTGTTGGTTCATATGattgtattttgcattgcttATGGCTTAGCTGAAGAGACCACCCCCTGTTTTTGTAGTGTTTGGTAGCCCTTTGCACTTAGGGCAGCGATTCCCAGATGAGCAGCCCCGGAGGGTGGAGTGTGCGCGCCCCGtggggaggcggcggggagggcaggaggggcgGGCACGATGCGGGAGCGGCCGCGCTGCTGTGGGCGGGC
The nucleotide sequence above comes from Molothrus aeneus isolate 106 chromosome 2, BPBGC_Maene_1.0, whole genome shotgun sequence. Encoded proteins:
- the SHROOM2 gene encoding protein Shroom2 — translated: MEDVGLRGGRERLAVGDPRLGGGLVEPGPVMVMVEQRAAEGYKLVEVQLTGGAPWGFTVKGGREHGEPLIITKIEDGSKAAAVDKLLAGDEIVGINDVGLSGFRQEAICLVKGSHKTLKLVVKRRNDLACRPHSWHATKFTESQPEAATSHLASSHACASWHSSYHASSCSSHDLSNSWDQSSLYRTSDQFSSLGSMDSWDHTPQVAQYGRLSSARSNSSIDHLGSQSKRDSAYGSFSTSSSTPDHTLSNADTSSTENMLYKVGPWETAKHGSKSGQFLNDSSGTEDKPGYLPAPIQYENNRSPRTEEHPDGKLTSSGRSSFGPVWYVPDKKRSSSPPPPPPPLRSDSFAATKGHEKAQGPVYSEGASTQHFTALNRSQPRSDWSLETAEQQRRPSRACDKRISSSNYKSDLSSEHTFSSAGDKYSSNAGTVNKLQPSLSSTDIRFAQSAYSYHHQHQYSDESTFYHSARTLAAPKDQQHYLSYSGIQELTTDHFHGYSPNQASLLNTSSLNSAAEQKVDNTGQSRYYCVTAKQPAQGSSKPLQLKDDSWKPAVGTDLPLGPHENSAVITMAPNPKYYLPQQSIEPSLTRCENSSHYPVDREGDAKCAVVEESKKPNHTEKSGQKKSCENSSEESETRHGQQEYVKGCVLTTENRSAQKDFRWGRDESSKISPQRTPMLHSLAQEGKKQSDNNPEVVSERQTSFDTHLSKQARRSDRFATTLRNEIQMRRAKLQKSRSTATLVGSSETEECSETWKPDSTGNVIASPDTNFTSTYKDHLKEAQARVLSATSFKRRDLEPSPAEYLPRSPERKTGSYNSSLLALVSEDTSGFLEATQAKPNPTGSGTHHVSRIGARKRFTTEQKLKSYSEPEKMNEVGMSEDERHAHCRPNVSEEALGSFADRWKFFEETSKPAFRKSSQKPGPHGLAEGQPERPDRKAQEGEELWYERRDRVASVGPETAHASKDSVHHSSSNRAAERIGKSAQPRRLETFAEYEASWKEQWKPVEPRGSGRYHSADNILDTGHEQHGKSQYSHERSRSSPSTDFYKQEVSVEVRRQAEDLKEDGECIFSNINKLDERNCTVRQADTGDLRESPQEKSDQLDQNLGHKWKSSVRPLHVQEPTVLPHESRGRSGTLPSDYRYSQENVNEKSKDRSLPHLPCSEPQTSKENHSCQSWGKGEENHRTEPVPLNKKRGPAPQRPPPPKRDKYRRPDISAPSLGTSSESLLVAPGRPFLSSSPSSTQIFASQSSLCQSPAAFNGRLKSANPQQLQKVSSTENVCQHLEEKTHLKSESSKYRYLQKPGMESSRSPSPQFAPQKLTDKPPVSLQDENPARIERVIDNNTTVKMVPIKIVHSESSAEKESRQSLVSTMEPPALPSGLEKDQIKTLSTSEQSYSRFCAYTRQGVEPEPEARTKPVDPEPAEEPGSNLKDSSAATQASSYVKAKEKTLEDWKSEELAREIVGRDKSLADILDPNVKIKTTMDLMVGIFPKDEHLLEEAQQRRKLLPKVPSPKLSEEKKEEQSAPSAISLTTNSTYYSTSAPKAELLIKMKDMQEQQQQQQSEDDSEDELDHDLSEKKQELIDSISRKLQVLREARETLLEDIQANNILGEEVEAIVKEVCKPNEFDKFKMFIGDLDKVVNLLLSLSGRLARVENALNNLDDNTSPEERRTLVDKQKLLTQQHEDAKELKENLDRRERIVFDILANYLSEENLADYEHFVKMKSALIIEQRELEDKIKLGEEQLKCLTDSLQPERLK